In Natronomonas halophila, one DNA window encodes the following:
- a CDS encoding DNA cytosine methyltransferase, producing the protein MLKSSAFLGTHQYEEPESLQERIGYSSPPTHVSLFSGIGGFDLGFGQAGFKNLVAVEQNEHAAATYRRNLIEGDHLDQDEPPVLMERDIRKVSTWEILEAAGVGVGEITAISGGPPCQGFSHIGTRDEDDPRNELYLEMARIVHQAKPVSFVMENVPGLATMKDGQAIMEVCETFADAGYNVTWEVVDAADYGVPQHRERVIITGKRVDVMGVPEEGNPQLHLGAKPGRVNHPESFRERHDLKEPDQATLDSFGNEPETLDGLLEQAIQDGIESVGGGSR; encoded by the coding sequence ATGTTAAAGAGCAGCGCCTTCCTCGGGACGCACCAGTACGAGGAACCAGAGAGTCTTCAGGAACGCATCGGCTACTCGTCGCCGCCCACTCACGTCTCGCTGTTTAGCGGAATCGGTGGGTTCGACCTCGGTTTCGGCCAGGCGGGATTCAAGAATCTCGTCGCGGTCGAGCAGAACGAACACGCCGCTGCTACGTATCGGCGGAACCTCATCGAGGGAGACCATCTCGACCAGGATGAACCGCCGGTCCTCATGGAACGCGATATCCGGAAGGTGTCGACGTGGGAGATCCTCGAGGCGGCTGGCGTCGGCGTCGGTGAAATCACCGCCATTTCCGGCGGCCCGCCCTGCCAGGGCTTTTCGCATATCGGGACTCGCGACGAGGACGATCCGCGGAACGAGCTCTACCTCGAGATGGCCCGCATCGTTCACCAAGCGAAGCCCGTCTCCTTCGTGATGGAGAACGTGCCTGGCCTGGCGACGATGAAGGACGGTCAGGCGATTATGGAGGTCTGTGAGACCTTTGCGGACGCCGGCTACAACGTAACTTGGGAAGTCGTCGACGCCGCTGATTACGGCGTCCCACAGCATCGCGAGCGCGTCATTATCACAGGGAAGCGCGTCGACGTCATGGGTGTTCCCGAAGAAGGCAACCCTCAGCTGCACCTCGGCGCGAAGCCGGGTCGGGTCAACCATCCGGAGTCTTTCCGCGAGCGGCATGACCTGAAAGAGCCCGACCAAGCGACGCTCGATTCGTTCGGAAACGAGCCCGAAACGTTGGATGGCCTTCTCGAGCAGGCGATTCAGGACGGTATCGAGTCTGTTGGTGGTGGTAGCCGATGA
- a CDS encoding cyclin family protein has product MRNQESRARNYDGPTTTEEQSRASARADTSDAAASSKSKDQTGQGARLPSGSEREANNTCGPTAWDHVVLAKLASRTKKYHLPAEDDPSKPRCHHGTRSGRAIDAESWTQVDADSPRLQNKTLCKWCDPSVEVENNPGGPELAGKLEDLDPDDVEVLTDGGVDTCTPGAEPSVASAEELDALSSVNIELVHDICEVLELSQDATERATAYACRAWMEHPINGPAHHIAAGAVYFAALMENEKRTQEDVAKASGSNPSSIRKYYREIGVAEDILEPKPESEDEPAETTFSDRVVAALKEVFNR; this is encoded by the coding sequence ATGCGAAATCAAGAATCCAGGGCCCGTAATTATGACGGCCCTACCACGACTGAGGAACAGTCTCGGGCGTCCGCCCGAGCGGATACCAGCGACGCGGCGGCCAGTTCGAAGAGTAAGGATCAGACAGGCCAGGGAGCCCGCCTACCGAGTGGGTCGGAGCGAGAGGCAAATAACACCTGCGGACCGACCGCCTGGGACCACGTCGTTCTCGCGAAGCTCGCGTCGCGCACGAAGAAGTACCACCTGCCGGCTGAGGACGACCCCTCGAAGCCGCGGTGCCACCACGGCACCCGCAGTGGCCGCGCGATCGACGCCGAGTCCTGGACGCAAGTCGACGCCGACAGCCCGCGCCTCCAGAACAAGACGCTGTGCAAGTGGTGCGACCCCAGCGTCGAAGTCGAGAACAACCCCGGCGGCCCGGAACTCGCCGGGAAGCTGGAAGACCTCGACCCTGACGACGTCGAGGTCCTGACCGACGGCGGTGTCGACACCTGTACGCCGGGAGCCGAGCCATCCGTCGCGAGCGCTGAGGAACTCGACGCGCTGTCCTCGGTCAATATCGAGCTCGTTCACGATATCTGCGAGGTCCTCGAGCTTAGCCAAGACGCGACCGAGCGCGCGACCGCCTACGCGTGCCGCGCCTGGATGGAACACCCCATCAACGGGCCCGCTCACCACATCGCCGCCGGCGCCGTCTACTTCGCGGCACTCATGGAGAACGAGAAGCGGACGCAGGAGGACGTCGCCAAGGCCTCCGGATCGAATCCGTCATCGATTCGGAAGTACTACCGAGAAATCGGCGTCGCCGAAGACATCCTCGAGCCCAAACCCGAGTCCGAGGACGAACCGGCTGAGACGACGTTCTCGGACCGCGTCGTCGCCGCGCTGAAGGAGGTGTTCAACCGATGA
- a CDS encoding phage repressor protein, whose amino-acid sequence MILRELQEGRNLGANIADEIDRHQKTVTKRLNQLEDYGLVENIGRGVYELTARGAATYELIDERDREDFEDLVDERAEDLTVEGQRIVDAAEN is encoded by the coding sequence ATGATTCTCAGGGAGCTGCAGGAAGGCCGAAACCTCGGTGCGAATATCGCCGACGAAATCGACCGACATCAGAAGACGGTCACGAAACGTCTGAATCAACTCGAGGACTACGGCCTCGTCGAAAACATCGGCCGAGGCGTCTACGAACTCACCGCTCGCGGCGCTGCGACCTACGAGCTCATCGACGAGCGCGACCGAGAGGACTTCGAGGACCTCGTCGACGAACGGGCTGAGGACCTCACCGTCGAGGGGCAACGAATCGTCGATGCGGCTGAGAACTGA
- a CDS encoding SDH family Clp fold serine proteinase — translation MPTWGEILDQIEEGRERIGLEAYDVVRKKYIDDLADYTGNDVILYSSSWTAPSDNTANQSIDDSDIQGFMEALSGLDGDTLDLVIHSPGGKPEAAEQIVEYLRDNFDEIRAFVPQSARSAATLVCCAADVVYMGSHSSLGPIDPQLRLRTDLGPRMVPAHSILEQFDMARNEFKETGEVGHWAPILRQYGPSLIRECEDAIDYSEQLAKRWAEEFQVDTEDAASELAENLSERKEHKSHNRPIMRDEAEEIGFNVEPLEQDDDLQDHVLSVFHAAGHTHSGTGAAKIIENHAGNSFVRIAGQPESEDDE, via the coding sequence ATGCCTACTTGGGGGGAGATTCTCGACCAGATAGAAGAGGGCCGTGAACGGATCGGTCTCGAGGCATACGACGTCGTTCGTAAGAAGTACATTGACGACTTGGCGGACTACACCGGAAACGACGTCATCCTGTATTCCTCATCCTGGACGGCGCCGTCGGACAACACGGCGAACCAATCCATCGATGATAGTGACATCCAAGGGTTCATGGAGGCGCTCAGCGGCCTCGATGGCGATACGCTGGACCTTGTGATTCACAGCCCGGGCGGAAAACCGGAGGCAGCAGAACAAATCGTCGAATACCTTCGAGACAACTTCGATGAGATACGAGCGTTCGTTCCGCAATCAGCCCGATCGGCGGCCACGCTCGTCTGCTGTGCAGCCGATGTCGTCTATATGGGTTCGCACTCCAGTCTCGGCCCGATCGACCCGCAGCTGAGACTCCGAACAGACCTCGGCCCTCGAATGGTGCCCGCTCACTCTATCCTCGAGCAATTCGACATGGCCCGAAACGAATTCAAAGAGACAGGAGAAGTCGGGCATTGGGCACCGATTCTGCGCCAGTACGGGCCGAGCCTTATCAGGGAGTGCGAGGACGCCATCGACTACTCCGAGCAACTTGCAAAGCGGTGGGCAGAGGAGTTCCAGGTTGACACCGAGGATGCCGCGAGCGAACTTGCCGAAAACCTCTCGGAACGGAAAGAACACAAAAGCCACAACCGGCCCATAATGCGGGATGAAGCCGAAGAGATCGGTTTCAACGTCGAGCCGCTGGAACAGGACGATGATCTACAAGACCACGTCCTTTCCGTCTTCCACGCCGCCGGCCACACTCACTCGGGGACAGGGGCTGCTAAAATCATAGAGAACCACGCCGGGAATAGTTTCGTCCGAATAGCAGGTCAACCGGAATCCGAAGACGACGAATAA
- a CDS encoding Cdc6/Cdc18 family protein — MIVRRDVFDEDHRPTRLLHRESETDLLLEALDPGTDGSHRGHAVLSGSSGVGKTVLSKQCVERLRERRGTIDAHVRCLDVAPGSIYRRTIESFQRGPDDVPRTEPVADVLAMLEEIVADADPAGVVILDEADDIARDAVDTLSSMAGLSVVVICHEPERWFSRLDPGVRDRFTAGTHIPLDRFSVSELADILQRRAEAGLRRDAWSRAQLEAIADHQAGVARDAIQSLRAAAEVADERGHDEIHDADIERGYELAKRDIRKANIRSLPFAYQFLYELIRVYGPVSSSRLYDLADAHQDDVWNERPSRPPSTNRTRRNQLAKLREYDLIETQNNVHEACDSSIEPSVEIRLSKKTL, encoded by the coding sequence ATGATCGTTCGTCGGGACGTCTTCGACGAGGACCATCGGCCGACGAGACTCCTCCACCGCGAGAGCGAAACGGACCTCCTCCTGGAGGCACTCGACCCCGGCACAGACGGGTCCCATCGCGGCCACGCCGTCCTCTCCGGCTCCAGCGGCGTCGGCAAAACCGTCCTCTCGAAGCAATGCGTCGAGCGACTCCGAGAGCGCCGCGGCACGATCGACGCCCACGTCCGGTGTCTCGATGTCGCCCCCGGGTCCATCTATCGCCGCACCATCGAGAGCTTCCAGCGCGGGCCCGACGACGTCCCACGCACCGAACCAGTCGCCGACGTCCTCGCGATGCTCGAGGAGATCGTCGCCGACGCCGACCCTGCTGGCGTCGTGATCCTCGACGAAGCCGACGACATCGCCCGCGACGCGGTCGACACCCTCAGCAGCATGGCCGGGCTCTCCGTGGTCGTGATTTGTCACGAGCCGGAACGGTGGTTTAGCCGGCTCGACCCCGGGGTTCGCGACCGCTTTACCGCCGGGACGCACATCCCGCTGGACCGCTTCAGCGTCTCAGAACTCGCCGATATCCTCCAGCGCCGCGCCGAAGCCGGGCTGCGTCGCGACGCCTGGAGTCGCGCCCAACTGGAGGCGATTGCCGACCACCAGGCCGGCGTCGCTCGCGATGCCATCCAGTCGCTGCGGGCCGCCGCCGAGGTCGCCGACGAGCGCGGCCACGACGAGATTCACGACGCCGACATCGAGCGCGGCTACGAGCTCGCGAAGCGCGACATCCGGAAGGCGAATATCCGGAGTCTCCCTTTCGCCTACCAGTTCCTTTACGAACTCATCCGCGTGTACGGCCCCGTGTCCTCGTCGCGGCTCTACGACCTCGCCGACGCCCACCAGGACGACGTCTGGAACGAGCGGCCGTCGCGGCCGCCGTCGACGAACCGAACGCGCCGAAACCAGTTAGCGAAGCTCCGGGAGTACGACCTCATCGAGACCCAGAACAACGTCCACGAAGCGTGCGACTCGTCGATCGAGCCCTCGGTCGAGATTCGCCTCTCGAAGAAAACGCTCTAA
- a CDS encoding CAP domain-containing protein, producing the protein MSGCSICGDSSSLLYDCNYCTGKYCKSHRLPENHNCPGLKQADTHGPEFRSSGSGGLLGEAFGSETDPPKQNEETADSDTDTADPGAELPGAAKDYTTSSSPDVNPDGSIARPDDEDAENDSQRSITTQGRRVAATIAGLAIIAILAPFQVVKRLPSYLRRFNRWLSRLLGSIFSLVKTVTPILLLAVGALFLAGFLGTGVPAIDENAEAGAGAVAGMLDTDTESEEEAIETAIHSEVNEIRSERGLATLENNPALHGVAKNHSQDMVARDFYAHENPDGEDSYDRVTSVGITCNAVGENLYYSEGYGTSPNTTAERVVESWLASSGHRRNLLSDAWNSEGIGVEIRGDELWVTQVFCG; encoded by the coding sequence GTGTCGGGGTGTTCGATATGCGGGGACAGCAGTTCGCTCCTGTACGATTGTAATTACTGTACGGGAAAATACTGTAAGAGCCATCGACTCCCAGAAAACCACAACTGCCCCGGCCTGAAGCAGGCCGACACGCACGGGCCTGAATTCAGAAGCAGCGGTAGCGGCGGATTGCTCGGAGAAGCATTTGGGTCAGAGACAGACCCGCCAAAGCAAAACGAGGAAACTGCTGATTCCGACACCGACACGGCGGACCCTGGCGCGGAGCTCCCGGGCGCCGCGAAGGACTACACGACCTCTTCAAGCCCGGATGTCAACCCCGACGGCTCCATTGCCAGGCCGGACGACGAGGACGCCGAGAACGATAGTCAGCGCTCGATCACAACGCAGGGGCGTCGCGTTGCCGCGACGATCGCTGGCTTGGCGATCATAGCGATCCTCGCTCCGTTTCAAGTCGTGAAGCGATTACCCTCGTATCTTCGACGGTTCAATCGTTGGTTGAGCCGACTCCTCGGCTCGATATTCAGCCTGGTCAAAACGGTGACGCCGATTCTACTTCTCGCGGTCGGTGCGCTGTTTCTCGCCGGGTTCTTAGGGACTGGCGTACCGGCTATCGATGAGAACGCCGAAGCGGGCGCCGGCGCCGTCGCTGGAATGCTCGATACGGACACCGAAAGCGAGGAAGAAGCCATCGAAACGGCGATTCATAGCGAAGTGAATGAGATTCGCTCCGAGCGCGGCCTCGCGACGCTCGAGAACAACCCGGCGCTCCACGGCGTCGCGAAGAATCATAGTCAAGACATGGTCGCACGGGACTTCTACGCTCATGAAAACCCTGACGGTGAGGACTCGTACGATCGAGTCACGTCTGTAGGCATCACCTGCAACGCTGTCGGTGAAAATCTCTATTACAGCGAGGGGTACGGCACCAGCCCGAATACGACCGCTGAACGCGTTGTCGAGTCCTGGTTGGCTTCTTCTGGCCACCGACGAAACCTTCTCAGCGACGCTTGGAATTCGGAAGGTATTGGCGTCGAGATCCGTGGCGATGAGCTCTGGGTGACGCAGGTTTTCTGCGGCTGA
- a CDS encoding glycosyltransferase family 4 protein has product MEALRVGLMVGSGNVGGAPTRYFHNLVRHLQNDDRIEAIVYCRGDPKDVFGPDTDGRQLPDKSIPPRWHTKINADELDLLHLGCNELFGEYPAYRTDVPVVATSHGVEHWNTELPDEVNVSGRLKWRLRIQDVLRALTLDRVFCVSEYVAETLRSQIPFGNSRLRATYEAIDDVYYTLPKQNRPEGAPEQYMLHVATDPGIKNTETAIKAAQSCAADLPLYIAGVTREDLPASTSGNVHTLGFLKPSELVTWYDNAACLIHPSFHETFGRPIVEAMTRKTPVVASDLCAIPEISNGAALLINDPTDVPKFADALDKIVSDEMVRSELVKKGEKQANKFTWENHLNTIISEYRGLHAEQS; this is encoded by the coding sequence ATGGAAGCACTCCGTGTAGGGCTGATGGTTGGGTCTGGGAACGTTGGTGGGGCGCCAACCCGATATTTCCATAATTTAGTACGACATTTGCAAAACGACGACCGTATAGAAGCCATTGTCTACTGTCGAGGCGATCCTAAAGACGTGTTCGGTCCTGATACCGATGGCCGACAACTACCGGACAAATCGATTCCACCTCGCTGGCATACCAAAATCAACGCCGATGAGTTGGATCTTCTTCATCTCGGGTGTAACGAGTTGTTTGGTGAATATCCTGCTTATCGGACCGACGTGCCCGTTGTCGCCACCAGCCACGGTGTGGAGCATTGGAATACTGAACTGCCAGATGAAGTGAACGTTTCTGGGCGGTTAAAATGGCGGCTACGCATACAGGACGTATTGCGAGCACTCACCTTGGACCGGGTCTTTTGTGTTAGTGAGTACGTTGCAGAGACGCTTCGGTCTCAGATTCCATTTGGCAACTCACGGTTGAGGGCAACGTACGAAGCTATTGATGATGTGTATTACACCCTCCCAAAGCAAAACCGACCGGAGGGAGCCCCAGAGCAGTATATGCTCCACGTCGCAACTGATCCAGGAATCAAAAATACGGAAACTGCTATCAAAGCGGCCCAATCGTGTGCAGCAGACCTCCCACTCTATATCGCTGGCGTGACGCGAGAGGACCTTCCAGCATCAACCAGCGGTAATGTCCATACGCTTGGGTTCCTCAAACCCAGCGAACTCGTGACTTGGTACGATAATGCAGCGTGCCTCATCCATCCCTCGTTTCACGAAACCTTTGGTCGACCGATTGTCGAAGCCATGACAAGGAAAACGCCAGTCGTCGCATCAGACTTGTGTGCGATTCCAGAGATTTCAAACGGCGCCGCGCTTTTAATAAACGATCCGACCGATGTCCCGAAATTTGCAGATGCGCTTGATAAAATTGTCTCAGATGAAATGGTTCGGTCGGAATTGGTTAAGAAGGGAGAAAAGCAAGCTAACAAATTTACATGGGAAAATCATCTTAACACGATTATTTCGGAGTACCGGGGCTTGCACGCCGAGCAATCTTGA
- a CDS encoding metallophosphoesterase family protein, whose translation MTDTSDDDGRSVLGSKHTRRGVLAGLAGGSVIGMVIAANSDASGSLEAGSMLEEPHQITDGLFKGPEGAVNSTPYDVEPNVERYYVAVDTQTEWYADGDTWTKLGHGSPESKIPEQHVESHYTDKQSIGSVKIAVLSDTHYNEEGGTANDDIPGSSGWKSNLDIVIDEINAWNPDVVIHNGDLIKGNKESKSTLQYYVSTAIDYIENSGGSDGAGLNAPVHYSQGNHEYKQAGSYGADWSYEPYGYSGDSDTWYVEEYKNVDLIVLNTAYSTTDDANDHEIPQGCIDFLRSHLNSSRRPKIVFTHQPLTYTTGLAYDETVNMDEVRDLLNEDPSVHAVIYGHVHHATDSSSGLGSWDSIKQSIGPGKEHPGWWHVPHPHHLDYDTSKHPWMKIELTGSYSRVTGRIQAAYDSSTFPTEWNLGGQTQMFGGRVPHDLQLPLGKSIYFDDMSDIARMRVDESNNQLQLAADPAGKIKELLLTIAGSGGDDLLVNQNEVSIETRVNHNENEVVKEKSQQLFPQSAAASTYDANFAVADGANWDPAGTGNAALVAYGPGGSWEVIHEFSGGF comes from the coding sequence ATGACCGACACATCAGACGACGACGGACGAAGCGTACTCGGAAGCAAGCACACGCGGCGCGGCGTCCTCGCGGGGCTCGCGGGCGGCAGCGTCATCGGAATGGTGATCGCCGCCAACAGCGACGCCAGCGGCTCGCTGGAGGCTGGTAGCATGCTCGAGGAACCGCACCAGATCACCGACGGCTTGTTCAAAGGGCCGGAAGGCGCGGTAAACAGCACGCCGTACGATGTCGAGCCGAATGTTGAACGGTACTATGTCGCTGTCGACACCCAGACCGAGTGGTATGCCGACGGTGACACCTGGACGAAGCTGGGCCACGGCTCCCCCGAGAGCAAGATTCCAGAGCAGCACGTCGAATCGCACTATACAGACAAACAATCTATCGGATCGGTGAAGATCGCTGTCCTTAGTGACACGCACTACAACGAGGAAGGCGGCACAGCCAACGACGACATTCCCGGATCGAGTGGCTGGAAGTCTAATCTCGACATCGTCATCGACGAGATCAATGCCTGGAATCCCGATGTTGTAATCCATAATGGCGACCTCATCAAAGGCAATAAGGAATCAAAATCCACCCTCCAATATTACGTCTCGACGGCGATCGACTACATCGAAAATAGCGGCGGCAGCGACGGGGCGGGGTTAAACGCCCCAGTCCACTACTCCCAAGGAAACCACGAATACAAGCAGGCAGGTAGTTATGGCGCTGACTGGTCGTACGAGCCATACGGCTATTCTGGCGATTCTGATACGTGGTACGTCGAGGAGTACAAAAACGTCGACCTCATCGTTCTCAATACCGCGTATTCAACCACCGATGACGCCAACGATCACGAGATACCGCAGGGCTGTATCGACTTCCTCCGATCGCATCTCAACTCCTCCCGCCGCCCGAAGATTGTGTTTACGCATCAGCCCCTAACGTACACCACTGGGCTGGCCTACGACGAGACGGTCAATATGGACGAGGTTCGAGACCTTCTCAACGAGGACCCATCCGTCCATGCCGTGATTTACGGACACGTCCATCACGCGACCGATTCCTCGAGCGGGCTCGGGTCGTGGGACTCGATAAAACAGTCGATCGGACCTGGAAAAGAACATCCGGGCTGGTGGCACGTCCCGCATCCACACCATCTCGACTATGATACCTCGAAACATCCCTGGATGAAAATCGAGTTGACAGGGAGTTACAGCCGCGTTACTGGCCGGATTCAGGCCGCCTATGATAGCAGCACGTTCCCGACCGAGTGGAATTTGGGCGGTCAGACACAGATGTTCGGCGGGCGTGTCCCCCACGATCTCCAGCTTCCGCTGGGTAAATCGATATATTTCGACGACATGTCTGACATCGCCCGAATGAGAGTCGACGAGTCGAATAACCAGCTCCAACTGGCAGCAGACCCGGCTGGAAAAATCAAAGAGCTTCTGCTAACGATTGCTGGCTCAGGTGGCGATGACCTGTTGGTCAATCAAAATGAGGTCAGTATCGAAACCCGGGTTAACCACAATGAAAATGAGGTGGTTAAAGAAAAGAGCCAACAACTGTTCCCTCAGTCGGCCGCAGCAAGCACATACGACGCCAACTTTGCGGTCGCAGACGGGGCGAACTGGGACCCTGCCGGGACCGGGAACGCGGCACTCGTCGCCTACGGCCCCGGTGGGTCGTGGGAAGTGATACACGAGTTCTCCGGTGGATTTTGA
- a CDS encoding glycosyltransferase, with protein sequence MSSDLSTPTLATPSLDGIEPRVAIVSPGDRTDRLTVPLAAAGIDYSVNPVDPTTFDVVICDTPDREMLRTVVECRLDGTPVLFRQRGDPFWGIGEWIDSRVKKAVLFRMLRAVDGCLAIAPHQASKYSRKTGVQSDIVTLPKDVAEWPDSDHTDEELRIISLTNATYPDKYRPLLELAPAVDEVLESGTWRIGSWCDKHGEEIRGVLGSYDNIEYGIQLDAEAELEWANVMIHHSGLDVLPNAILEGMAARLPVLTNPHVAFSQSPAPTVISSGDRVPELLAQLRDPEGRQVVGDRGHDYVARAHDPEAVGHELVRAVTRLTDIGGDGKR encoded by the coding sequence ATGAGTAGTGATTTGTCAACACCCACGCTGGCCACCCCATCGTTAGATGGCATCGAACCACGCGTCGCCATCGTCAGCCCTGGCGACCGCACCGACCGTCTCACCGTACCGCTAGCTGCTGCCGGCATTGACTACTCGGTTAACCCCGTCGACCCCACAACGTTCGACGTTGTCATCTGCGATACGCCAGATCGGGAGATGCTTCGGACGGTCGTCGAGTGCCGGCTCGACGGCACGCCCGTCCTGTTCCGGCAGCGTGGCGATCCATTCTGGGGCATCGGCGAATGGATTGATTCGCGTGTGAAGAAGGCCGTCCTGTTTCGGATGCTGCGGGCCGTCGACGGGTGTCTCGCGATCGCCCCCCACCAGGCGAGCAAGTATTCGCGGAAGACGGGTGTGCAGTCCGACATCGTGACGCTGCCGAAGGACGTCGCCGAGTGGCCGGATAGCGATCACACCGACGAGGAGTTACGCATCATCTCGCTGACGAACGCGACGTATCCCGACAAGTACCGGCCGCTACTGGAACTCGCGCCCGCCGTCGACGAGGTTCTGGAGTCGGGGACGTGGCGCATCGGGTCGTGGTGTGACAAGCACGGCGAGGAAATCCGGGGGGTGCTCGGCTCGTACGACAACATCGAGTACGGCATCCAGTTGGACGCCGAAGCTGAGTTAGAATGGGCGAACGTGATGATTCACCATTCCGGCCTCGACGTCCTCCCGAACGCGATATTGGAAGGGATGGCCGCTCGCCTGCCCGTGTTGACGAATCCACACGTCGCGTTTAGTCAGTCGCCAGCCCCGACCGTGATCTCCAGTGGCGACCGCGTCCCCGAGTTGCTTGCCCAGCTGCGCGACCCCGAGGGTCGACAGGTCGTCGGCGACCGCGGCCACGACTACGTCGCTCGCGCGCACGACCCCGAAGCCGTCGGCCACGAGCTGGTGCGCGCGGTGACACGGCTCACTGACATCGGAGGTGACGGGAAACGATGA
- a CDS encoding glycosyltransferase family 4 protein has protein sequence MSADSPTVSVVIQPGKKDNGPMTHQTESLCDILSAVATVQIVALNAAVVAPLADDYDILEVGDGQFPDGIAAAAVQFLVNQIRLGVALARADTDVVLFYGATTYAIPMAIARLGGADVIAQPKGDVAAACYADWRRSTPTAVARVLATGVKLLERTGFAVAHGTAVYTPTMARSLGLDPESASVYADAARFVDTEAFSVDTPPAERPDHVVFVGRLDADKRIDIILEAARQLGPEIDVTLVGNGPQADRLADAPPNVTHEGWVPHDEVPAYLADAQAVILASEQEGLPTVLLEAYACGTPVVAPRVGGIEDAITDALTGEVYSTPDADQLAASARRVVEEYDSDVLAQNCRAIAEGRFSRAAAVDRYRTMLEQLSTQYAASTTTTPEIAEVPT, from the coding sequence ATGAGCGCAGACTCGCCGACGGTCTCGGTGGTCATCCAACCCGGCAAAAAGGATAACGGGCCGATGACCCACCAGACCGAATCGCTCTGTGACATCCTCTCGGCCGTCGCGACGGTTCAGATCGTCGCGTTGAACGCCGCAGTCGTCGCCCCGCTGGCCGACGACTACGACATCCTCGAGGTCGGCGACGGGCAGTTTCCCGACGGGATCGCCGCGGCGGCCGTCCAGTTCCTCGTTAATCAGATCCGGCTGGGCGTCGCGCTGGCCCGCGCCGACACTGACGTCGTGTTATTCTACGGCGCGACGACCTACGCCATCCCGATGGCGATCGCGCGCCTCGGCGGCGCCGACGTAATTGCCCAACCGAAGGGCGATGTCGCGGCGGCCTGCTATGCCGACTGGCGCCGCTCAACACCGACGGCCGTCGCGCGGGTGCTCGCAACAGGCGTGAAACTCCTGGAACGAACCGGCTTTGCGGTTGCTCACGGCACCGCCGTCTACACCCCGACGATGGCCCGGTCGTTGGGACTCGACCCCGAGTCGGCGAGCGTGTATGCCGATGCCGCACGGTTCGTCGACACGGAGGCCTTTTCCGTTGACACGCCCCCGGCCGAACGTCCCGACCACGTCGTGTTTGTCGGTCGGCTGGATGCCGACAAACGCATCGACATCATCCTCGAGGCCGCGCGACAGCTTGGCCCCGAGATCGACGTGACGCTCGTCGGTAACGGCCCGCAGGCCGACCGGCTGGCCGACGCCCCGCCGAACGTTACCCACGAAGGCTGGGTGCCCCACGACGAGGTACCGGCGTATCTCGCCGACGCGCAGGCCGTGATACTCGCCTCGGAACAGGAGGGGCTGCCGACGGTGCTGCTGGAAGCCTACGCCTGCGGGACGCCCGTCGTCGCCCCGCGGGTCGGCGGCATCGAAGACGCCATTACGGACGCCCTGACGGGTGAAGTGTATTCGACGCCCGATGCCGACCAACTCGCGGCGAGCGCCCGCCGTGTTGTGGAAGAATACGACAGCGACGTGCTGGCACAGAATTGCCGCGCCATCGCCGAAGGCCGGTTTTCACGAGCGGCAGCGGTCGACCGCTATCGAACGATGCTCGAACAACTCTCCACGCAGTACGCTGCATCGACAACAACCACACCCGAGATTGCGGAGGTACCGACATGA